In Sinorhizobium numidicum, the following proteins share a genomic window:
- a CDS encoding Isoquinoline 1-oxidoreductase subunit: MFKRIFAITLVAVLAATGIVAGMGSLQSYAESSDGGALKPVSDFDAIADTNARSKAIFEEASRVMTHPRCINCHPATRSPTQGEDMHPHVPFINASESSLGPAGLVCSTCHGAENRPVVGSRMKSIPGNAHWSLAPASMAWQGLTVGEICQQVKDTSRNGNRSLADLIRHMGEDHLVGWAWHPGEGRSAPPGSQETFAALIATWVSTGAECPN, from the coding sequence ATGTTCAAGCGGATTTTCGCCATCACGCTCGTCGCCGTTCTCGCTGCGACCGGTATCGTTGCTGGTATGGGATCACTGCAAAGTTATGCCGAATCATCGGATGGTGGAGCCCTCAAGCCCGTCTCCGACTTTGATGCGATTGCGGACACTAACGCGCGCTCGAAGGCCATCTTCGAGGAGGCAAGCCGTGTCATGACGCATCCGCGCTGCATCAACTGCCATCCGGCAACGCGCAGCCCGACGCAGGGTGAAGACATGCACCCGCATGTGCCGTTTATCAATGCCAGCGAAAGCTCGCTAGGTCCGGCGGGACTTGTCTGCAGCACCTGCCACGGTGCCGAGAATCGTCCGGTGGTCGGCAGCCGCATGAAGTCAATTCCGGGGAATGCGCACTGGTCATTGGCGCCGGCCAGCATGGCGTGGCAAGGGCTGACGGTGGGTGAGATCTGCCAACAGGTGAAAGATACGAGCCGGAACGGCAATCGTTCCCTTGCCGATCTCATACGCCACATGGGCGAAGACCATCTGGTCGGCTGGGCCTGGCACCCTGGCGAAGGTCGCAGTGCTCCTCCCGGTTCGCAGGAGACGTTTGCCGCATTGATCGCTACCTGGGTCAGCACCGGTGCCGAATGTCCCAATTGA